The sequence CTCTAACCgcacaattatttaataaactcTACAGCATGcaaaagtaatatttaaatgaaagctAATTAGCCCCTATTGTTGTGCATTATGAAGTAGCTTTTGCAAAAATTTGTATTTGGAATATAATTAAACTCTCACGGTCAAGTTCAAATTGTGCCAAATCAATGAGGTGCAAACATTTCCTGAACAACGGATTCTGGGTCAATGGAGACCCAAACTTATAAAccatacaaggatattaacctaaagttaattgtataatttttcaaacaacagtgtaaaatttagaaaatgaaagtaatatgaaataaaaaatcaagTTAAAATCAggactctctccgtggtccgctcTCAAAGGGAGTTCAATTCCTATGCACAGATATAATTCCCTTATATGTAGATATAATTTTTAGATTTCCTGAATTTTGAATTTGGTCGTACAAATTTATGACAAATTTGACAATCATTGATCTATATGAAACAATGTggccatttatttttaaaaaaacattatagTTATACAAAAAAGTAGATACGAAGAGAAAGAAGTCTCTACCGACATTCACCGAAGAAAATCAAAGATCTTGGAAGGGCTTCACACAGAATACCTTGGAAAGCTACTCGGAACGATCTAGAATTATTTGACAGCCCGTTATCTAAAAGAGAAAGATAATCATATTCTTCGAACGCAAACACAATAGCCTCCATTTATAACTTTATAAAATCATTGATCTTTCGATACTTCTTAATATCGTTCAATATTATTACTCATTTCCTTTGATAAGAGATAATATAAATAATCCttcacttcattttttttttttttcagttcaaaagattaattaatttcctacgTGCCTCTTGTTTCTCTAATGAATTTAGTCATTCACCATTATACATTATCAGACAAATAAAggataaaaatttattgtttctaATAAAGGAATTATTTCCTGCTTTCTTGGTTTTCTTTAACCCTTAGCTGGCATTGTGGGGTATGAGACAACCCCAGCTAATTCAGCTTAAAAAGCCACTTTTGGCTAAACTTTGTCTCTTCAACTCTCCAAATAAATCCCTTCTCTGAAACCACgacttttgtaatattttttcccTTAAAATGTTCAATCTCAAGAGTATCCAGTTAAAATTTTAGctctttatatgaaaatttgaaaaaattatgaatttttttgtgaaaactgattttttcgatttttctacgttcttcaattttttttttcatattgaatatttaattttattaaaattagctATGAAATATGGTAAAACAACTTTCAAAGATTATCTAGGaattttttcaagttaaaataatgaatagcttCTTCGCAGGAAATATTTTAGTGGTTGGGGTCTTAAATGTCCCAATGTGCCAGCTAAGAATTAAGCTAGTTCATTATGAAATAACGAGTCATCAAATGATCATCATAAAGTAAATATATCATAATTTGAAgacaatttataattaatacaattatttaaagaaaaatataaaaaatgatttatacaaaaattcatAAACTTCTGGAGTCTATGTCTAAAAGACtgcaaattatcattaatttcaaattatattcCAAAAATGTTActttacaatataaaatattgaataatcaCGTTTCTCTCATTTGTATCAATAGTTATGCACTATCTGAATATTTTTATCACTtatatttctgtttttaatttgaaaataaatactaTCTGACAGTATTAATATCGTGATAATTTTCTTCACTTTTGTTTATTTGCAacaatattttctgaaaatttcgaaaatactaAAAACAAATGGTTTTTCAATTTCCTAATAGTCAGCTGACCCTTCTGACTCCCCTTCATTACGCTACTGCAACGTACATATTTAGTTCATCATACCACATCTGGAAGGCTACTGATTTAATTtggtatgaaaataataaattacttgtGTATGGAGGAAATATGTATGCGACcagttaataaaatatattaaaatacatatgaACCTGGAAAAATCCTAAATTTTTCGCTTGCTCTGGCTTTCGCCTCTCTCTGGAAACTGTCCTGGAGAAAATGCCAATGTAGTGAAGGCGGTCCTATATTATAGGCCTAAAGTCCCCCCACCACTTGGGTCTGAAcatttacgcgggagaatttgaattgatattttctctatcattcatatttcttaattaattattaattaattatttcttaatttcgTTTCTAAATCACTCTTAATAttatatcatcaaaattaagattttgaaaattcttttccaTAGGGAAGCCTGATCTGattgttcatttttttccatgacttttctcaacattttaccaactATTCTATACTTTTTTGGAAAGATTCAAATGGTTCTGAATTCCAGAACACATCAAGTGTTCAAAACtgaaaaatttctcaaatttaaaaataaataatatccatTTAAGTTCCATTTGAAAATGTTACCAAATTGGCTCTGTAACCTCAATTAACAGTGCACTTGAACCCCACCATAACACATTGTTAGTCTCACCATATTGAATAGAAAGTGACTAACTTGGAATGTAAATTTATAgttaaattgattaataaaattgtaaaacatTGTAGCTATAagaaaatagataaaataatGTCATTCTCTCCTACATCTCTCCTATTCATTGCAttactaaaatttcaattaattctgaATCCTAACAAACTTAGAAGttactattaaaaataattttaaaaaagctCCATTTTGAATCCATTCCTTTCATATCATAAAGAATTGTCACGATGGCTTGATTGGGTGAAAGCAGTTCTCAACAGATGATCCCCTTCTTATCCCATCATATGCATAGCATGATCTTTGAATGCAACACTTGTCGTGCAGTAAGGTCGTGCCTTATCCACACATGTTGCCATCATTGGCGTAGTGGGTAGAAACATAGGTAGGACTTCCTCCACCAGAAATTGTTGGAATACGTAAAGAACTATTTACCAActtataaaatcattttaacgCTTTAACTACCATGCTATAGGTACGGAAGATTTCGAATAACAGTTTTACTTTGACAAATCTTATATGTATACGAGCCGCCCAtttgctaaaaaaaaaaaaaaaaaaaaaaaaaaaaaaattaataaaatataaaaaatctatGGCACTAAAATTTTGTTCAATCTCGCTGGGTACGAAAGTCCACAGACCTAAATTGATAAGAATAGGAAGACCTGGAAGGCCAAGGAAACAATTTTGGGAAGAGCTTGAAGAACCAACCACgccaagtgaaattaaaaatagataTTTCAAACAATTCTGACTAGAAGCTGTGAAAGTAGAATATGATACGCTAATGCAGAATAAATCATGGAAACTAGTCCCGAGGCCAAAAAGTCTTGTCGAACAAACAGggtattcaaaataaaaagaaccatGATGGATCTATCGAAAATTACAAAGCAAAATTAGTATTGGTATAAAGCAGATTCAAAAAGTAGAGGTTTGGTCTGTGAACGGCTCGTATTATTTTTACGATacagtggactctcgttatattgccgcgtgGGCGATTTAACTTTCACACAGATTTTCAAGTATGCTAGTGTTACTCTTAAGAAATAATacaatgatacaattttatctCCCTTTTCCCCTCCAACAGAAAGTttggaagcttgacaaatttttcaccccttccgcggcaatataacgagagtctctCTTCAGCTAGAACAACACCAACCACTCACAGCTAGCATATATTGTATACATACTCATTTTATTTCCATCTAATAATCTAAAGATTCATCTGTATTTGTGTTTCACTGAATTTGGGGGTGAAGTAAATTTTTTCTCATATTTTACGAGCATAATATTAACTCTAATTTTTCaactaatttgaaataaaattcccaaattttaaattaatctgattctaaacaaaaaatgttgttaatttattaataagaaGGAGAAGGGCAAATGAACCCACCCCCCTTCTAGTTACGCCACTGGTCGATAATAAAGAATATTCCCAACTTCATtacccaaaaaaaaaaattattttcttaatagGGGATCcactgcccccccccccccccccccccccccccccagttACGCTACTGGTCGTCAATAAAGAATATTCGCATCTTATTTATTCAAAACCtaaaagttattaatttcttaatagagAAATCCAATTGACCCTTCTGCCCCTCCTCATTGTGCCATTGATCATCAATGAAGAATAGCAACAGTATAATATTCTCTTTCTCCCTGAAAGTTTACCTGTTTTTTGGTATGTGCAATTCAATCATGAGTGATGTGTGAAAAACGTACAAAGTACGCGAACAACAAAAGAAAAGCTGATTACAGTTGACGCGTAAAATCTCATCAAAGAGTGACACGGATTTTCACCTACAGCTTTCCTGAGTGGAAcatcaattttctttcttttttcccgaGTTAAGGTTGCCTGTTGGCACGGACGAGAGTGGTAACTCTAGCACGGCAATAGCATGGACCGGTTCTACCAGATAAGTTTCCGTATAACCAACATTACGAAAGCGAGTTAAAACACCTACGAATTTATACGATCATACGGTACACGAGACACTGGCACGTTTTCCTCGGTTGAAAATCAAAATCCAAAACTAAAATATCCTCGTGAAGAAATCAATGGTACTTACATGACCTACTTGCTTTCAACTTTCAACGCATAGTTTTGTGATATAtgaagaaaaaggcgtttcttcttttttcattaaatgGACGCGTATTGCGCTTACAGGAATTTAGACTTTGGTTTAAAATTCAGTTCAGGAGATTCATTTGAAATCCAACAtaaattaaatgtacgttaTTTAATTTACGAATcgcattttatttatattttaatttacgcCCTTTTGATTTTACCAACTCTGTCTACTGATTTTTTTTAACGCTTTGTATGGTtggtaaaattattcaaaatttgaaaataaaacaacaGGATTTAAATAAAGTGAAATATTTGTGTGATAAAATCGCGGTTGagtttattttaagaaatttgtAAGTCTGAGAACACAAGCAGCATTCGGTAAAAGACGGGGATATTCATGTCACGTGACAATTTACCGGACTTACGATTATTTCACTAGACCGTGTGCGAGTGGTTTCGAAGATCTACCTgcagtatacatatgtacattacTACGCTAAACCAGGCTCAAGAGTTGCATAATTgtcattttaaatgaaactatgCTATATAACTGGTACGTGTTTATTGATTACATAAGTCACCTTTGCTCGAGCGAGAAAAAATCTAACGAGCTACCGGttcgtttgaaaaattgtgtAAAAGGTCGTCGAGGGACAACCGTCAATCACGAAGTGTCAAATTTTAACAGCTGCAACTTATAAGAAGAGGTTATGAGTCAAAACGCGTAATGACGTTGGGGATGTAATATTTAACTGTTAAAAGCAACCGACGCGTAGAAAACATAAGTGAAAAACACGAGGTCGAAACGATTTATAAGAGCGCAATTCTGTTGAAACTGTTCGGCCGACTGACATGTTCTACGAGGAAACCTGTTACGAACGTACGTACAAACAAATATATGTCTTTCCGTGGTACTTACCTTTTCCTTTGCTCTGCCTGCGTGTTTTTGCACTGTCTTCGCGATCAACGCACCCTTACTTTCAGCCATTTTTTCACGGTATTCGAAAAGCGGTGACTTTCAATCCTCTCTAAAACActaaattcaattttgaagtCTAGCCGACGTTACTTTCTTCCACACTGAACTACAACCAAAACGCACGAACGGAAGCGCGGAGAAACACTGAAGAGTCGACACGAAACTGCGCGCCGAGGTACGGTCCGCACGCTTTCACGAGCCTTCGCGTATTGGCAGCACTATCCACGCTCCGTTGAACGTTTTACCTGTTGGTACAGCAGTATACAAATGGCATTCaagattcaaaattaattcgatactttttctttaattgaaaatttgtttataaaaagTGATGATaacttcaattatttaaaacactCATTGTTATTGTTGATAGTCTGGCTTCATTCCAGATTCATGAAAACGcgggaaaatattaattttaaaggaactaaattaatttgtatatacaTCTGATAAATAAGATTTATTCTCAATACAGTGTAACTATGTTtgatttaaattcaaaaatcaatattttacataattcatTAGTACATATATTGAATTATTGTACGAGCAATAACTTAGGTATTAAAGACAGCTTAACAAAATGATGaataaactgaaaaaatataattaaagcgATAGACTATTATAGTTATTGTTTAATAAGATTGTGTTGATATTAAGTAACATGAATGTTACAAAGTTACCCTGATTACATCGTAAGAATTCCTTTCGCATTTATAATAGACCATGCAAGTGGCTCCATCTCGCCTAACAAAAACAGTGCAGTAAATACCGACCAGCCCAGTCACGTGACTACTCTACCCTCTCAAAGAACTAAAAACGTAATACCTCGCTACGTGCGTAACTTCCGTCCCATTTACTGTTTtaaatcaaaaagaaaagaatacaaGTCACTGCAAAattgaaacaatgaaaaatattgttttaaataataaaattcatgcTACAAATcgtgtttaataataaaaacggaTCAATGATATTGAGTATATAATTGTTGATTTGtaaatgattttattaataaattattttttcttattttgtgatGAGGATTGCTCGAAATAAACAAACGTTATGATAAAAATTCACTTTAACAACGGAACAGACAGACAatacagagatgtaatatatctGATAGgtgatagatttttttttttttcttacgtaAATGGTCTATCCAAAATTGCAATTGACAAAAGTGTATGTGTCGCGGGGCGCGCggaatgttttaattatttataattcaatttcttaattatttataatttaacttttaataAGACATCCGCGCGTGCCGCAATTACAAATTGCAGATTGGAAATTTACAGATTTGGACCTGTacatgtaatatactcattgtACCTAATATAAATTTGCTTTAGTCTTGGAAAAATTGGATAAGGCCATAACCAAACTGGCGACAAGGAGGCGCCAGATCCTCGACTCTACCATaatttcttgttttctttcttttttttttcttataaaaccgATTCTCTCTTGCACTCTCACTCGCTGTTTCACTCCCATCCATTCTCACGATCACGTAGCTAATCGGTAGTCCGTCCAGTAATCCACGTACCACAGTCTTACCATTAACTACATCGTCTGATCCATCTTCATTTTTTGTTACTTATTTTTGCGCCTATTTCTCCAGATTTTGTCTTTTCGCTCTAttctaaattttgcatttctgggttttcctcttctttttttccatttttttttctttttttttaaatacaattcaGAAGTGCGAAAGCGcaagtataaatatttattactttttttaaaatcataattgtaatttaatattaataataatattaatgatcaTTACCCATTAATTTCGCACTTTAATCATCACGAGATGTGTCAGCGCTATGGTAACTTCAGAGACAGAAATTAAAGGTAATTACGGATTTATagcaattttgtttttttttttcttcttctttaatacTCTATGTTCCAAATTTTTAGACTTGTTTATTCAACAAGTATCTCTATTGTTATTGTAAAAAATTGTACGACTTAGTAATATAAAAAACATTTAACGGTTATATAGTTGAACGTCTGCAATTTGAAATGGAGAGATGATATAATAATGTTACTAATCAAATGAGTTTTATGTTACGTTAGAGCATAACACGTAGCCATGGAATGCCCAAGAGTAAATAACAATAATCTTAACAGCCATGAAATATGCGTGGCTTATTGCCATTGTACATAAacatttggaattttaaatttactaaAAAGAAGTTACAAGTCAGGATATTAGCACAATATCAATTGTGTTTTTTTGTGTTGCTTCACAGTATCTTGCAAGATTAATATTTCTTGAAATACCAGTACTATTTTGTCACTTGTATCAAAACAATTAACTGAAAATACTAGGATAATCTTTATGTGCTAAAAtgattcatctttttttttttttaagtgataTCAATTATACATTTCTCAATCACTATTAATTCTAAacgaaatgtacattattttttattcatttcttcACTCTAATGATGTAGATCCCTATCTTAATACGTCTTTCATACATATAAGCTCAATGTATGAGCAACATATATTTATCTCTTTATTTTCTGTCCCAAAAATCACAGAGGCGTAATGCACCTCAATGTATGGTGTAAACCTGTACAAAAGTTGTTCCTCATTTACTCTATACTTATTCATGGTACAATAATAATGTATTTAAAATGTAACTTATGTAACCTTAGTACTGATTAACGATGACTGCATTCCAGCGTGACAAGCCTTTGGCCGACTGGAGCTAACAGACAAATATGCTCCTTCATATGTAAAACTCCATTGTTGCCTTCTCCGAGCCCTTCAATATCTGATCTTTCACACCCACTATGCAACACCACTAATACTCTAACTATATACTCTATATAAAATATCGTTAGTACAACTAAAACGCGCTGTGTCCAGCTGGAATGCAGTCTTATTTTATGCCATTATGATCCTTTTAATTCATTCACATTTCGCTTCTTTGCAGTGGTAATCGTTTGTTGTTCCACAGACAATTTGTCAGTCAATCGTTTACTGATAAATTCACACCACTAACTGTAGTCTGTCATTGGTCGGTCAATTAGTTTGATTCCCAGGTGTTCACTCGGCGtctcaaatattattatttatacgaaTTTTACACTCATTCAACAGCATCAGAAACCTGATCTTTATGGTTCTAGTTCCCTGAATCTCCTCCATCTTCATGTTTTCTCTTTTTACCTCGAGCAGGAGAGGATTCTacgtaatttaataataatatgttaTACAATCAATCACATAATGTTTCGTTTAAATTTGATCTTTCTTTACTTCAAATGTAATAAGAGGAACGTAGTCTTTCTTTGCTCTACATCttaactaaaaattaaaaattaaattattatgtaaaatatttaccTTCTTCTTCATCCTGTTCATCCTCTTCAttgtcatcatcatcatcttcttcatcttcgtcACAAAGGAAGTCATCTTCATCACTTTCATCCTGCATCatattaatcaaatttaatattataagaagcagatttttcttttacagaAATGATtgcttaataaatatttatattacacaACATAATAATAGAAAGATATTTACCTCAAGACCATCCTTGTACACCGTTTCTAGACCTACACCACCATCATCAAAATCTTCATCATCCTCTTCGTCTGAAACTAAAATTGTTTCTAATGctgataatttgaattataacaAAATTGTATCATAACTGTTAattgtataaaacatttttaaatttgaccAACCTTCCTCGCTGTCTTCTTCGTTAGCATCTCCATCCCCATCTTCATTTCCATTAACTTCATCATCTTCTCCTTCGCTATCATCTACTTCGCAGTCATCTGTATCAAATCTATAACACAGAAAGTATTGGTGAgtgattagaaaaatttataaaataaataataaatttacttcAAATTATGCTAAAAAATGCATACCCATCAAGACATCGAAGACTGGGAATAAGGCTAAAAAGTTTCTCCCTATAATTATCCACGTTTGTCACTTCATTGTTAAAGAGATCCAGGCTCTTTAAATTCTTAAATTCTTTCTACAAATGAGAAcacaatttttaatacatataaTCCATATAAAACCTTACTAGAGATATTCCAGAAGTATATCAAAACTTACTAGAGGTTGAAGTGTCTCAAGATCTTTGATCTTGTTTCCACTAAGATTAAGATGAGTTAACTTAGGACTCGAATGAAGGAAGTTCAGACCACCAGAGATTCTGTTGTCACTTAATTCCAACTATGAGAAATAAGAATACTCATAAATTATCTGAATAGTTTCTACTATCTTTCTACGctactttatttatatttcattttatcttttattgACTTCCAAACTATATTCAAACATCCCTTTACCTTTTTTAGATTTGATAATTTTGGGAAGCCTTTTAGACTGGTAAGACCCACATTGATAAGACTTAGTGATTCTAACGCAACAAATTCATCTGTCAGACCTACAATATGTGTACTCCGACAATTGTCAAGAACAAGTTCTTTGAtctgcaaaaagaaaaatagttcaGAGATAAGTAACTGCGTCAGATTAATGTAATCACGTTCTAAATTTATCATGTATCAATTAAATATAGGAAAAacacaaaagaaatattatacaac comes from Osmia lignaria lignaria isolate PbOS001 chromosome 8, iyOsmLign1, whole genome shotgun sequence and encodes:
- the Mapmodulin gene encoding acidic leucine-rich nuclear phosphoprotein 32 mapmodulin isoform X6 translates to MEKRILLEKRGRNPGEIKELVLDNCRSTHIVGLTDEFVALESLSLINVGLTSLKGFPKLSNLKKLELSDNRISGGLNFLHSSPKLTHLNLSGNKIKDLETLQPLKEFKNLKSLDLFNNEVTNVDNYREKLFSLIPSLRCLDGFDTDDCEVDDSEGEDDEVNGNEDGDGDANEEDSEEVSDEEDDEDFDDGGVGLETVYKDGLEDESDEDDFLCDEDEEDDDDDNEEDEQDEEEESSPARGKKRKHEDGGDSGN
- the Mapmodulin gene encoding acidic leucine-rich nuclear phosphoprotein 32 mapmodulin isoform X2, which translates into the protein MLLISLRPSWTSPLCHQLTRIKELVLDNCRSTHIVGLTDEFVALESLSLINVGLTSLKGFPKLSNLKKLELSDNRISGGLNFLHSSPKLTHLNLSGNKIKDLETLQPLKEFKNLKSLDLFNNEVTNVDNYREKLFSLIPSLRCLDGFDTDDCEVDDSEGEDDEVNGNEDGDGDANEEDSEEETILVSDEEDDEDFDDGGVGLETVYKDGLEDESDEDDFLCDEDEEDDDDDNEEDEQDEEEESSPARGKKRKHEDGGDSGN
- the Mapmodulin gene encoding acidic leucine-rich nuclear phosphoprotein 32 mapmodulin isoform X3; its protein translation is MEKRILLEKRGRNPGEIKELVLDNCRSTHIVGLTDEFVALESLSLINVGLTSLKGFPKLSNLKKLELSDNRISGGLNFLHSSPKLTHLNLSGNKIKDLETLQPLKEFKNLKSLDLFNNEVTNVDNYREKLFSLIPSLRCLDGFDTDDCEVDDSEGEDDEVNGNEDGDGDANEEDSEEALETILVSDEEDDEDFDDGGVGLETVYKDGLEDESDEDDFLCDEDEEDDDDDNEEDEQDEEEESSPARGKKRKHEDGGDSGN
- the Mapmodulin gene encoding acidic leucine-rich nuclear phosphoprotein 32 mapmodulin isoform X1 produces the protein MLLISLRPSWTSPLCHQLTRIKELVLDNCRSTHIVGLTDEFVALESLSLINVGLTSLKGFPKLSNLKKLELSDNRISGGLNFLHSSPKLTHLNLSGNKIKDLETLQPLKEFKNLKSLDLFNNEVTNVDNYREKLFSLIPSLRCLDGFDTDDCEVDDSEGEDDEVNGNEDGDGDANEEDSEEALETILVSDEEDDEDFDDGGVGLETVYKDGLEDESDEDDFLCDEDEEDDDDDNEEDEQDEEEESSPARGKKRKHEDGGDSGN
- the Mapmodulin gene encoding acidic leucine-rich nuclear phosphoprotein 32 mapmodulin isoform X5, with the protein product MEKRILLEKRGRNPGEIKELVLDNCRSTHIVGLTDEFVALESLSLINVGLTSLKGFPKLSNLKKLELSDNRISGGLNFLHSSPKLTHLNLSGNKIKDLETLQPLKEFKNLKSLDLFNNEVTNVDNYREKLFSLIPSLRCLDGFDTDDCEVDDSEGEDDEVNGNEDGDGDANEEDSEEETILVSDEEDDEDFDDGGVGLETVYKDGLEDESDEDDFLCDEDEEDDDDDNEEDEQDEEEESSPARGKKRKHEDGGDSGN
- the Mapmodulin gene encoding acidic leucine-rich nuclear phosphoprotein 32 mapmodulin isoform X4, with amino-acid sequence MLLISLRPSWTSPLCHQLTRIKELVLDNCRSTHIVGLTDEFVALESLSLINVGLTSLKGFPKLSNLKKLELSDNRISGGLNFLHSSPKLTHLNLSGNKIKDLETLQPLKEFKNLKSLDLFNNEVTNVDNYREKLFSLIPSLRCLDGFDTDDCEVDDSEGEDDEVNGNEDGDGDANEEDSEEVSDEEDDEDFDDGGVGLETVYKDGLEDESDEDDFLCDEDEEDDDDDNEEDEQDEEEESSPARGKKRKHEDGGDSGN